Below is a genomic region from Glaciihabitans sp. INWT7.
CGTTCAGCATCGACTACGAGCGCACCTCAGCACAGGATGCCGACTACGGCGTTCAGCAGATCGTCGACATCGGGGTGCGCGCCCTGTCCCCGGGCATCAACGATCCGACGACCGCGCTGCACGCCCTCGCCCACCTCGCCGCGCTGCTGTCGGATTGCCTCGCAATGCCGCAGCCGCCGCCCGCGCTGGCGGGCGAGGATGGCGCGTTGCGCGTGCTCACGCGCGCCCGTTCCCGTGCGCAGACCATCGAGGGCACGCTCGGGCAGATGCGCCGCTATGGCGCGGCGGACTTCCCCGTGGTGAAGCGCATGCTCGACCTGCTCGACGACCTGCTGGTGGTGCACCCGGAAAGCGACATCGCGACGGCGGTCGAGACGCAGCTCGACGCGTTGACTGTGGCCGTCGAAAAGTACCGGTTCGGACGCGAGGAGTCTCGCGCGATCGCCACACGCTCAACCGAAGTGCGTCGACACGCCCGCGCTCTCGTGCGGCGGAGGCCGGCGGCCAGAGCGGCAAGGCGTTCCCGCAGCTGAGCGCGAGGATGACGCGGCTATCGAGGGGCGTTTTCCCGTAATGTGCGCACGCGTCGCCACCGGTGCGTGATGATGATGCGGTGATGTCTATCAGGAGGTGCTTGCGATGTCCCTGACACCGACAGCCGTCCACCCGGGTCGCCGGGTGCACTGGCTCGAACTCTTCTTCGACCTGGTGATGGTGGTCTACATCGGCCAGATCGCCCAAGTCATGCACGGTGATCCCGGGTGGCTGAATGCAGCCGTTTTCGTCGCGTTTCTGGGCGCGGCCTGGTGGGCATGGGTGAACGCGACGGTCACGATGAACCTGTTCGGTGCGCGCATCACCCGCTCCACCTGGGCGGCGGTGACGATCGCGATGATCGCGATCGGTGTGATGGCGGCGGCTGTGCCTGAGGCGCTCGGTGATCGCGCCGCCGCTTTTGCTGTCGGCAATGCCGTGATCCGGCTGGTCTGGGTGCAGCCCTGGTTCTCGAAGCGCCGAACGATCGGTGTGCCGTGGTGGCGGCCAGTGCTCTACAGCGTGGTTCCCGCCTCCTTGTGGGTCGTCTCGATCTGGGTCGCACCACCGTGGCAGTATGCGCTGTGGGCGGTTGCCGTGGCCATCGAGATCGCGCTGCTAAGCTTCCTCAGCGGGCAGCAAGCCTGGCTGCGCACGGCTCTCGACATCGATCACCTGGTCGAACGTGTCGGTCTGCTGGTGGTGATCGTGTTCGGCGAGTCGATCCTGACCATCATCTCGGAGCTGGATGGACACTGGACAGTCGTGTCGGGCCTGGCGGCCGTCCTGGGGTTCGCCTCCGTCTCGCTGCTTGCCTGGATCTACTTCGGCCATGCCACCTCCGCCGTCGAGCGCGGCCTACGAGCACTGCTCCAACGCGGGAGCATCACCGGGCTGCGGGACACGGTGATGTACCTCCCGTTTCTCCTCGTGGCTGGCATCACCCTGTTCGCCACGGCCCTCGGCACGGCCGTGGCCGAGGCCGGACACCCTCTCCCGGCCGGCGCCGTAGTCAGCCTCAGCGCCGGCATCAGTCTCTTCTTCCTCGCCAGCACGGCCGAGTCGCTGCGCTATGGGGCTCCCTGGCGCCAAGTCGTGCTCTGGGGTCCAGCGGGCATCCTGCTGCCCTGGGGATTGGCACCCCTCTCGAACGTCATCCCTGCCGAAGGAGTGGTCGCGTGCTCGACTGCGGTCATCGCCATAGTGCTGGCACTCACCGAGATCAACGTCTGGCGCCTCCGGGCGCTGCCCGAACGGACGAAGGGTGCGGCGCTTCCACCGATGAAGTCACCGAGCCGAGTGAAGAGCGATCTATCGATGGATGTCGGGCTCATAAACGAAAAAAGCCCCGGAGAACCGGGGCTGTGAGGACCTGCTAAAGCTGGGGTACCTGGACTCGAACCAAGAACAAAAGAATGGCTCTGGCCCGGTGGCACCGCAGCGACTGTCCGACAAAAACCTCCGTCTTCGTGCGGTTTTCATGGCTTCAGTCTACCGACTGCTACCGGCCAATCTGGTTGCGTTGGCAGGGTTTTTGGTTACCTACCCGGTTACCTTCAAGTAGTCGCAGGTCACGTCCCGTGGAGTGGTGGAGTTTCTCGAACACCGTGCGGGTCAGTTATTTCAGTTTAGGCGGCAGTCAGTTCGGGGAGGATCACCGCCTCGTCGATGGGCTCGGCCGGGGTGTTCATGGACTTCAGTTCGAGCATTGAGGCTTCTGAGAAGTAGCGTCGTTCGCCGGCTTCCCATTCGTCGTGTTGCTCAATCAGGACCGAGCCGGCCAGGCGCAGCAGGGCGGCAGGGTTGGGGAAAACACCGACGACGTCGGTGCGGCGTTTGATCTCTTTGTTGACTCGCTCGAGCGGGTTTGTGGACCAGATCTGACGCCAATGCCGAGTTGGGAACCCGGCGAACGCGAGGAGGTCGCCCTGCGCGTCGCTAAGCATCGCAGCGACCTTCGGATGGGAACGGGTCAGCATCGTGGCGACTTCACCGAATTGCTTCTGGACGTGCACGCTATCGGGTTGGGCGAAGATCGTGCGGATAACAGAGGCCACCATTTCCCCGGAAGCTTTCGGGACCACCGCAAGAACGTTGCGCATGAAGTGAACCCGGCATCTCTGCCAGGCAGCGCCTTGGAACACTGTCCCGATGGCTTTCTTCAACCCGGTGTGAGCGTCTGAGATGACAAGCTTCACTCCGGCAAGCCCGCGGGTTCGCAGGGAGCGCAGGAACTCAGTCCAGAACGCTTCGTTCTCCGTGTCTCCAACGTCGAAACCGAGCACTTCCCGCCGGCCATCGGCGGCGACCCCGAACGCGACAACGACCGTCTGGGAGACGATCCGGTGATTGACGCGGGCTTTGCAGTAAGTGGCGTCGAGGAACACATACGGGTAGTCCACCGCGGTCAGGGTCCGGTCGCGAAACTGGGCGACTTCAGCATCGAGGCCCGCGCAGATCCTCGACACTTCTGACTTGGAAACCCCGGACTGGGCGCCGAGTGCTTTGACGAGATCATCAACTTTCCTGGTCGAGACACCGTGCAGGTAGGCCTCCATCACGACCGCGAACAATGCTTGGTCGACCCTCCGGCGGCGCTCCAACAAGGCGGGGAAGAACGAGCCCGCACGCAGCTTCGGAATCTTCAGATCGAGATCCCGGGACTGCCCCGAGTTCAGTTGACTCGGTGGGTTAGTGGTTTCACGCGGCGTTGAGGGCCATGTTTATTGTCTCAAACTCGATCGGGGTGAGTTTGCCGAGGCGGCGTTGCCGACGCTTGCGATGGTAGGTTCGCTCGATCCAGACCACGATCGCGAGGCGTAGCTCTTCCCTCGTGGCCCATCGTTGCCGGTCGAGGACGTTCTTTTGCAGGAGGGCGAAGAAGGACTCCATCGCGGCGTTGTCGCCGCATGCGCCGACGCGGCCCATCGACCCGGTGATGGCGTTGTTCTTCAACACCCGCACGAAGGCGTTGGAGCGGAATTGAGAGCCGCGGTCGGAGTGCAGAATCGTGCCGGCGATGTCGCGTTGCCCGATTGCGTTGCGGGCCGCAGCGACCGCCAGGGATGCTTTCATTCGGGAGTCGATGGAGTAGCCGACGATCTTGTTCGACCACACGTCCTTGATCGCGCAGAGGTAGATTTTGCCTTCGTCGGTGCGATGCTCGGTGATGTCCGTCAACCACAGCTGGTTAGGGCGTGTCGCGGTGAAGTTCCGCTGGACATGGTCGTCATGCACGGGCGGGCCGGCTTTGCCCCTCAGGCCGCGTTTCTTCGCGAACACGGACCAGAGCCGCTGCTGGGAGCAGAGCCGCCAAACCCGGTTCTCGCCCGCCTTCAGGCCAGCCTGGTTGAGTTCGTCGCTGATGAACCGGTAGCCGAACGCGGGGTCGTCCCGGTGGGCGTCCCACGCCGCGTTGGTCAGGTGAGCGTCGTCCCAATCACGTTGCGAGACGGGGTTTCGGAGCCACTGATAGAAGGCTTGTTTGGAGAAGCGCAATACCCGGCAGGTCACCGTGACGGGGACTCCGTCGACGGCCAGTTCGCGGACCAGCGGGTACATCATTTTGGGTTGACATCCCGGGAGAGGTAGGCGACGGCGCGGCGCATTACCTCGGCTTCCTGCTCCAGCAGCCGGATCCGTTTCCGCGCCTCCCGCAGCTCAGCCGACTCCTTCTCCGTCACGCCAGGCTTCACCCCCTCTTCGACGTCGGCTTTCTTCAGCCAGTACGCCAGACACGACTCCGAAATTCCGAAGTCCTTCGCGATCTGGTTCAGCGGGGCTTCGTGCTTGCGAGCGACCGCGACAACATCGCGGCGGAACTCGGGCGGGTAGGGCTTGGGCATGGTGACATCCTTCCAGCGGAGACGAATCTCCACAGGTCAAGAGTCAACCAAACCGGGGGCAGTCCCGTCCTCTCGCTGTATGCCCACGGGTTAACGACCGGGGAGATCAGTGCGCACTTCGCGCAGATCTATGACGCCCAGGTATCGAAGGAGACGATCTCCAGGATCACCGACAAGGTGTCGGAGGAGATGAACGAATGGTCTCACCGTCCGCTGGACGGCGTCTACGCGGCGATCTTCATCGATGCCATCGTGGTGAAGATTCGTGACGGGCAAGTAGCCAACAGGCCCATCTATGCGGCGATCGGGGTGAGCCTGGAGGGTGAGAAGGAGGTTCTGGGCTTGTGGGCTGGAACCGGGGGTGAGGGGGCGAAGTTCTGGATGAGTGTCCTGACGGACATCAAGAACCGGGGCGTGACGGACACCTTCTTCCTCGTCTGCGACGGGCTGAAAGGCCTGCCAGATGTTGTCTCAAATGTGTGGCCGTTGACGACGGTGCAGACCTGCATCATCCATCTGATCCGCAACACCTTCAAACTCGCGTCGAAGAAAGACTGGGACGCCCTCAAACGGGATGTGAAGCCGATCTATACGGCACCGAACCCGACGGCCGCGCGGACGGCGCTCGAGGAGCTGACCCAGAAATGGGGCAAACGATACGGTGCCATCACCAGATTGTGGGAGTCCGCGTGGGAGGAGTTCATCCCGTTCCTGGACTACGACGAAGAAATTCGCCGCGTGATCTGCAGCACCAACGCGATCGAATCCCTGAACGCCCGATACCGGCGGGCGGTGCGAGCACGCGGTCATTTCCCCACCGAGCAGGCCGCGCTGAAGTGCCTGTATCTTGTCACCAGATCACTCGACCCGACAGGCGCGGGACGAGCCCGATGGACGATGCGCTGGAAGCCCGCGCTGAACGCGTTCGCCATCACCTTCCAAGACCGCTGGCCGGCCGCGGAAACCTACTAAATGAAAACCGCCGGAAACACCGTTAACGAGACAGACCCTCGGACTGCCGTGCCCGTGCCCGATCTGGGGCAGCCCAATATCGGGTTGGAACACGAAACCCGCGTCGGGCTTGCCAGTGGAGAAGTAGTTGTTCTGCACTCTAGAGAGCATGCGGGCAGATTGCGTGATGGAGAAAATTCCCACCACCAGGAGGAACGCTCCAGAAATGATGAGCGCGATGGACACGGCCAGTGGATTGCTTCCGAGTCCAAAAAGCCCCTGTGGCCACAGCAAAAGTGATCCACCAACGCACAAAAGGCCAACTAGCAGCCCGATCCGCGCCAACGTTCGTTTACGCAACCTCACATCATCGGCTGCGGCAAGGAGGGCGGCAGCCGACTCGGCCTTCTCTCCACTTTGTACCGGATTTCCCCTCATGTGGTCACTATATGCGGGGAAGCATCCCCCTGTAAGAAAATTGGAACAGACGACCCCATGCCCGGGTAATGGAATTCCAGGGTGCGGTAATCGTGCGTTCCGGCGTTCCGGCGTTCCGGCGTTCCCGCGTTTGGCGCACTCATAACTTGCGCGCGCCCGTAACCGGAACGTCTACCGGTCGGTCGGAGCCGCAACGACGATCGATCGGCACAATCGGTCATAAGGGGTTCTGCCGGTGCCGATGAATAACGACACTACGTACGCGATGGGAAGAATATAGGCGGTCACAGTTAAGGCCCACACCGAAATCGGGACAACTCCAATGCGGGTCTGTCAGATTTCTTGTGTAACTGGTCATCGGCTAGTTGAGTCCTAGGCGGTCGCCGTAGGTCATTGCGAGGGTGTTAAGAATAGCTTTCCACCCGTTGATCTCGCCTGTCGGATTGGCCCGGTTGTGGCGTCGTTCGATGATCGCGAGATACATCACTTTCAGTGCGGATTGTTCGTTGGGGAAGTGGCCGCGACGCCTGGTCGCGGCTCTGAATCTCGCGTTCAACGACTCGATCCCGTTTGTCGTATAGATGAGCTTCCTGATCTCTAACGGGTAGTCGAGAAACGGGGTGAACTCACCCCACGACCGCCGCCACATCGCGATCATCGCCGGGTAGATGGGTTCCCATTCCTTCGCAAACTCGTCGAAGCGTTGCTCTGCCGCCTTCACCGTCGGCGCCTGGTAGACCTGCTTCAACCTCTCCGCGATCGGTTTCCAATACTTCCTGGACGCGAACCGCAGGCTGTTGCGCACCAAATGCACGACACAGGTTTGAACGGTCGCCATCGGCCAGGTCGCGAGGATCGAGTCCGGCAGGCCCTTCAGCCCGTCACAACAGACGAACAGGACATCGGCGACGCCGCGGTTCTTCAGCTCGGTGAGCATGTTCATCCATTGCTTCGATCCCTCACCACCGGTCGGTCCAACCCACATGCCCAGCACGTCGCGGTGGCCATCGAGGTCGATTCCGAGCGCCACATACACGGGTCGGTTGCCGACCTGCCCATCCCGAACCTTCATCACGATCGCGTCGATGAGGATCACTGGATACACCGGATCCAGGGGCCTTGCCTGCCACACCTCCATGTCGGCCACGACCCGGTCGGTGACTTTCGACACCAGCTCCCGGGAGATATCTTGCCCATACACGTCGGAGAGGTGGGCCTGGATATCGCCGGTCGTGAGCCCTTTCGCATAAAGCGAGACGACGGCCTCATCGAAGCCCGCGATGCGACGCTGATATTTCGGCACGATCGCCGGCTCGAAAGTTCCCTGCCGATCCCTCGGAATCTGGACCGTCACTTCACCGATCTCGGTCCGCAACGTTTTCGGCGTCGACCCGTTCCTCGAGTTCTGCCCGTTGCGGCCGTCGAAGTCGTGCTTGTCATAACCCAGATGGTCAGACATCTCGACCTCAAGAGCTGTCTGCAACACCTGCCGGGTCAACCCCGTCAGGAGCCCATTCGGCCCAGTCAACTCGATGCCCTGCCCCTTAGCCGACTCGACGAGCTCCGCCGCTAACGCGGCGAAATCGGTCTCCGCCGGCAACGGCCGGCCCGTCTCAGGATCAAAGCGAAGATGCTTCTGAATATCTCTGCTCATGCGTCATTGTTCCCATCCCACAGCTCCCAGCCGCGGATGTCACGCCGAACCAATTACACAAGATTTCTTACAGACCCTGACGTGGGCGAGACGGTGTTCCGGCAAGACCAAGTCGCGTAGCGCGACTTCCGGGTGCGTCGCTGTGACCAGTTAAGCGAGGTCACCGCGTGGTTGAGCGATGGAGGTGACATTTCGCTAAACAGCGCCACGCGAAGATTCAACGGCGATCTTCAGGTCGCTAGCGAGATGATGATGGCCTTGGCGTGCCGCCTGAGCGGCAACCTGAATAACCACGGAGTAGACCGATTGATCGTCGCTAGCGGCGTGGCTGCGAACGAGCACTTCGATATGTTCGCCCGACCCAGCCATCGCCCACCTCCGCCACTCCCACCAGCATTCACCATGGTCGAGCCTGGGATTCCCATAGAGCTGCGACTCTGCTTCAGCTCGCCGATCGTGCGTCACTGCATCGTGTCTGCGGCCACGGACGTCCCTCCGCTCCGTCGCTAATGCACAGGCCGGGATGCCGCATGGGGGACTCGGGAGGTTTGACGCTTCATTGAGCAGGTCACCATGCCAAGTCGTGGGCCGCGATATAAAATAGCGTTCGGGATCATTCGGGAACCTCCTTGGCAAACACCTGCTCCAGGATGTCGGCGGGGTCTGTCTCGTTAACGGTGTTTCCGGCGGTTTTCATTTAGTAGGTTTCCGCGGCCGGCCAGCGGTCTTGGAAGGTGATGGCGAACGCGTTCAGCGCGGGCTTCCAGCGCATCGTCCATCGGGCTCGTCCCGCGCCTGTCGGGTCGAGTGATCTGGTGACAAGATACAGGCACTTCAGCGCGGCCTGCTCGGTGGGGAAATGACCGCGTGCTCGCACCGCCCGCCGGTATCGGGCGTTCAGGGATTCGATCGCGTTGGTGCTGCAGATCACGCGGCGAATTTCTTCGTCGTAGTCCAGGAACGGGATGAACTCCTCCCACGCGGACTCCCACAATCTGGTGATGGCACCGTATCGTTTGCCCCATTTCTGGGTCAGCTCCTCGAGCGCCGTCCGCGCGGCCGTCGGGTTCGGTGCCGTATAGATCGGCTTCACATCCCGTTTGAGGGCGTCCCAGTCTTTCTTCGACGCGAGTTTGAAGGTGTTGCGGATCAGATGGATGATGCAGGTCTGCACCGTCGTCAACGGCCACACATTTGAGACAACATCTGGCAGGCCTTTCAGCCCGTCGCAGACGAGGAAGAAGGTGTCCGTCACGCCCCGGTTCTTGATGTCCGTCAGGACACTCATCCAGAACTTCGCCCCCTCACCCCCGGTTCCAGCCCACAAGCCCAGAACCTCCTTCTCACCCTCCAGGCTCACCCCGATCGCCGCATAGATGGGCCTGTTGGCTACTTGCCCGTCACGAATCTTCACCACGATGGCATCGATGAAGATCGCCGCGTAGACGCCGTCCAGCGGACGGTGAGACCATTCGTTCATCTCCTCCGACACCTTGTCGGTGATCCTGGAGATCGTCTCCTTCGATACCTGGGCGTCATAGATCTGCGCGAAGTGCGCACTGATCTCCCCGGTCGTTAACCCGTGGGCATACAGCGAGAGGACCATCTCGTCGACCCCGGTCAGGCGCCGTTGGCGTTTCCGCACAATGACGGGCTCAAAAGTTCCGTCCCGATCCCTCGGCACATCGATTTGGACATGCCCGGTCGCCTCGGTCAACACCGTCTTGGGTCTTGTTCCGTTGCGAACGTTCGAGGACTCACGTTCGGGCTCTGCCCGGTTCTTGTCGTGACCGAGGTGTTCGGTCATTTCCTCATTCAACGCCGTTTCCAGCACGGTCTTGGTGAATTGCTTCAGCAACCCGTCGGGCCCGGTCAGGGACAAGCCCTGCTCCCTCGCCAGACGCACCAGCTCGACCGCCGCAGCCTCCTCAGCAGACGGCTCAGATTTCTTCGATTTCACATCATCAAGTGTCGTCATCATCACGGCACCTTCCCCGCTGAAACTTCGTTCAGCGCGTCAGGCCGGAAACACCGTTTAATACACAGTCCCTGTCGGCGCTGGTTGGGTTGACCATCTCGTTGCGTCGGATGTAGTGCTGCATCGTGATCCGGGGATCCGTGTGGCCGAGCAGTTCTGCGGCGAGATCGATCGAGCTGTTGGCGTTAATAGCTGTAGCCACGGTCCTTCGAAACAGGTGCGGGCTCACTCCGTTGATGCCCGCCAAGGCAAGCACACGACGCAATTTGGTGCTCACGTTGTTTGGTGTCAACGGTGTCTGGTTTCGGCTCGGGAAGACCAAAGCGTCCGGTGTTCGGTCGGCGAGAACAGCGAGCCGTTTGCGGACCGCCTCAGCAGTGAACGAAGGCATCACGATGGTGCGCCGCGATTTGTCGGTCTTCGGGTGGTCTTGCCGTTTCGGTGGTGCGCCCCGATGGCAGACGATGGTGCCAGCGATACGCAGCGTGGGGCGGGCAGAGGCGACATCGATGTCGCACCGGCGGATCGCGAGAACCTCGCCAATGCGCGCGGACGTGCCGAGCATGACTTCAATGATCGCGCCAAGTTGGCCGTCCGGTTTCGGGCCCGACGGGTTCAGTCCGGTTTCCCAGTAGCGGATGGCGTCGCGAATGGCGTTGACGTCCTCCGGGGTGAGCGCCGTTGGGTCTGTGTGCGGCTTGGTGATACGGGAGATGGACTCCATTGGGCTGCGAGGCAGGATTTCATGGCGGACGGCCAGGTTGAATGCTTGGCGGAGGACATTGCGGGACTGCTTGGCTCGGTTGTAGCTGAACTGGCGTTGCTGCT
It encodes:
- a CDS encoding low temperature requirement protein A; the protein is MSLTPTAVHPGRRVHWLELFFDLVMVVYIGQIAQVMHGDPGWLNAAVFVAFLGAAWWAWVNATVTMNLFGARITRSTWAAVTIAMIAIGVMAAAVPEALGDRAAAFAVGNAVIRLVWVQPWFSKRRTIGVPWWRPVLYSVVPASLWVVSIWVAPPWQYALWAVAVAIEIALLSFLSGQQAWLRTALDIDHLVERVGLLVVIVFGESILTIISELDGHWTVVSGLAAVLGFASVSLLAWIYFGHATSAVERGLRALLQRGSITGLRDTVMYLPFLLVAGITLFATALGTAVAEAGHPLPAGAVVSLSAGISLFFLASTAESLRYGAPWRQVVLWGPAGILLPWGLAPLSNVIPAEGVVACSTAVIAIVLALTEINVWRLRALPERTKGAALPPMKSPSRVKSDLSMDVGLINEKSPGEPGL
- a CDS encoding IS3 family transposase (programmed frameshift), yielding MPKPYPPEFRRDVVAVARKHEAPLNQIAKDFGISESCLAYWLKKADVEEGVKPGVTEKESAELREARKRIRLLEQEAEVMRRAVAYLSRDVNPKMMYPLVRELAVDGVPVTVTCRVLRFSKQAFYQWLRNPVSQRDWDDAHLTNAAWDAHRDDPAFGYRFISDELNQAGLKAGENRVWRLCSQQRLWSVFAKKRGLRGKAGPPVHDDHVQRNFTATRPNQLWLTDITEHRTDEGKIYLCAIKDVWSNKIVGYSIDSRMKASLAVAAARNAIGQRDIAGTILHSDRGSQFRSNAFVRVLKNNAITGSMGRVGACGDNAAMESFFALLQKNVLDRQRWATREELRLAIVVWIERTYHRKRRQRRLGKLTPIEFETINMALNAA
- a CDS encoding IS256 family transposase, with product MSRDIQKHLRFDPETGRPLPAETDFAALAAELVESAKGQGIELTGPNGLLTGLTRQVLQTALEVEMSDHLGYDKHDFDGRNGQNSRNGSTPKTLRTEIGEVTVQIPRDRQGTFEPAIVPKYQRRIAGFDEAVVSLYAKGLTTGDIQAHLSDVYGQDISRELVSKVTDRVVADMEVWQARPLDPVYPVILIDAIVMKVRDGQVGNRPVYVALGIDLDGHRDVLGMWVGPTGGEGSKQWMNMLTELKNRGVADVLFVCCDGLKGLPDSILATWPMATVQTCVVHLVRNSLRFASRKYWKPIAERLKQVYQAPTVKAAEQRFDEFAKEWEPIYPAMIAMWRRSWGEFTPFLDYPLEIRKLIYTTNGIESLNARFRAATRRRGHFPNEQSALKVMYLAIIERRHNRANPTGEINGWKAILNTLAMTYGDRLGLN
- a CDS encoding IS256 family transposase → MMTTLDDVKSKKSEPSAEEAAAVELVRLAREQGLSLTGPDGLLKQFTKTVLETALNEEMTEHLGHDKNRAEPERESSNVRNGTRPKTVLTEATGHVQIDVPRDRDGTFEPVIVRKRQRRLTGVDEMVLSLYAHGLTTGEISAHFAQIYDAQVSKETISRITDKVSEEMNEWSHRPLDGVYAAIFIDAIVVKIRDGQVANRPIYAAIGVSLEGEKEVLGLWAGTGGEGAKFWMSVLTDIKNRGVTDTFFLVCDGLKGLPDVVSNVWPLTTVQTCIIHLIRNTFKLASKKDWDALKRDVKPIYTAPNPTAARTALEELTQKWGKRYGAITRLWESAWEEFIPFLDYDEEIRRVICSTNAIESLNARYRRAVRARGHFPTEQAALKCLYLVTRSLDPTGAGRARWTMRWKPALNAFAITFQDRWPAAETY
- a CDS encoding site-specific integrase; translation: MSRPRLPIETFGDFSYRPLASGHILARARYRDWDGQTRQVQASGATQKTAELALKEKLSERAVYQPGTADLTADSSFKQLAEYWLADVDMNPDLAPGTQQLYRWNMEHLVLPHFANLTLREIGVARCDLFIKQQRQFSYNRAKQSRNVLRQAFNLAVRHEILPRSPMESISRITKPHTDPTALTPEDVNAIRDAIRYWETGLNPSGPKPDGQLGAIIEVMLGTSARIGEVLAIRRCDIDVASARPTLRIAGTIVCHRGAPPKRQDHPKTDKSRRTIVMPSFTAEAVRKRLAVLADRTPDALVFPSRNQTPLTPNNVSTKLRRVLALAGINGVSPHLFRRTVATAINANSSIDLAAELLGHTDPRITMQHYIRRNEMVNPTSADRDCVLNGVSGLTR